The genomic region GGCAGAGCCAATTGAAATATTTAATGTATCTATATTTGCAATTTCAATTTCATTATTACCCTTCATAATCCCTTCTGAAATCATTTTAAAAAGATTATATGTTCCACTTAAATTCTTGGAAATATTTAAAGTAATAATTTTATTATATCCTTTTTCAATCATATTTTCAATTGCTAATTTCACATTTTCTGGTTTTGGTAAAGATGTTGTGATTTTCTCATCAAGATGTTCAAAAAGAAATTCTTCAGAAAAAGTTCCTTCATCATATTCTTTATTATTAATTATTGTTCTTAATGGAACAACCTCAATATTGTCATATTTTTTTATGATATCCTGTGGAACATCACAACCTGAATCAACAATAATACCTATTTTTTCCATTACTATCCCCCCAAAAATTGAGATTTTTTTGATATTTTAATTATAGCACAATTTTCATCCTTTTTGGTGTATAATATAATAAAAGAAAAAGGGAGGATTTTTAATGTATGTAAAATTATGGATGAGAAATAAATTTGAAACTTTACGAATAACAAATACTGTAGATGATGCAATAAAACTGTTTTTTGAAAAAGATATTGAAATCATTTTAATAATCAGAAAAAATGGAACTCTCCTTTCATCCATACGTCGGGAGGATATTGCAATATTAAGGGAATATAATAGCGATGATTATTTAATAGATGTATTTGAACCTATCGAAGATTTCTTATATGAAGATGATTTAGTTGAAGATGTTCTATTAACAATGTTAGAAACAAATTATAAAGTACTACCCGTTGTTGATTATGACATGAAACCTGTAGGATTATTTGGCTTTCATGAATTAATTCAGGCAATGGTGAGCATAACAGCACTTGATGAAGTTGGAACAAAGGTTATTCTTACTTTAAATGACAAACCAGGAGAATTAAGAAAAATTGTAGAAACAATAAGCAACAATAAATTAAACATACTTTCAATGACCACATGCAAAATAAATAAAGATAGAAGAATGTTATCTATTAAACTATCATTGAAGGATGTTAATACCGTTTCTACTATTCTTGATAAAAATAACATTGAATATGATGGAATATATGAAGAATCATAAGGAGGTTTGAATATGAATTTTAAAGTTATTCTGGATGGTGGTTTACTAACTATAACAGGTAGAGTTCACGGAACATTTTCTTCAGTTTTCTTATTGGAAAACGATGAAAGAAAGATATTAATCGATCCAAGTCATATTCATGTAATTCAGGACATTGAGGCAAATCTGGATATAGCCCCAGAAGATATTACAGATATTATACTAACTCATGTTCATCTCGACCATGCATATAATTCCATATTTTTTCCAAATGCTACAATAAGAATACATGAAAATTATAAAGGAAAAAATTATAGAAAATTCGGGCCTTTAATCGGCCAGGCATACCAACAAATGATTGATTCATGGAATGGACGAGTTGAAACATTTAAAGATGGTGAAAAATTATTTGATTCAATAAAAGTAATATATACTCCATATCATTCAAAAGAACATGTTTCATTATATATAGAAACAGAAAATATGGGAAATCTATTTTTACCAGGGGACATTTGCATGACAAAAATAGATTTTTATGATATTATGAGGAACCTGAGAACAGATAAAGTTGCTGAAATAGTTAAACATTGGACAGAAAAATCAGATTATGTAATTTTCACACATGATACTCCATATAAAATAAAATGAGAAGTGCCTTTGCACTTCTTTTTGTTTTATATGGTATAATTATCATGGATTAATTTTATAAAAGAGGAGGCTAATTAAAAATATTTCTTTGAAGAGGTGGTGAAAAAAGTGAATATTGTGTTAGTTTCATATGAGGTTGACCCGTTTGCGAAAGTTGGAGGATTAGCCGATGTTGTTGGAACTCTACCTAAATTTTTAAAAGATAAAGTGGATAAAATAAGTGTTATTATGCCTTTCCATAAAATCGTTGAAGAAAATATTCAAAAATATGGATTACCTCTGGAAAAAGTAACCGAAAATTTATATCCATTTAGCCATTCTTTTAAATACCCTTTCTCAGTCTTTAAATCACATTTACCTGAGACCGATATACCTATATATTTAATTAAAAATGAAAATCTATTTTCAACAAAAGATATATATGAATATCCAAACAAAGACCATCAAACATCCTATTTTTCAGATTGTGTTCTCACATTTGTAAAAAATAATTTAACAGATACTGAAATAATTCACATTAATGATTGGCAAACATCTTTAATACCAGTATATTTAAAAAATAATTATAGGGATGATAAAGTTCTTTCAAAAATTTCAACAGTTCTAACAATACATAATCTCGGATATCAGGGTATATTTTCTCCAGAAATTTTAAGTATTGCTGGACTACCAGGATATTTATATAATATCGATGCATTAGAATTTTTTGGACAAATTAATTTTCTAAAGGGCGGCATACTTTTCAGCGATATAATTAATACAGTAAGCAAAACATATGCAGAAGAAATTCAAACCGATGAATATGGATATAAACTTGATGGTGTCCTAAAAGTAAGAAATGATGACTTATATGGAATTTTAAATGGTATCGATTATAATCAGTTTGATCCAGAAACAGATAAAACTATTCCATACAATTTTAATAAAGAAAATTTAGAAAATAAAACAAAGAATAAATTAGCTCTTCAGGAAAAATCAAATCTTCCTAAAAATGAAAATATTCCTGTAATAAGTTTTATAGGAAGAATTGTTGAGCAAAAAGGTATAGATTTAATCTCTGAAATTCTTGACTATTTAACATTACTTGATATTCAAATAGTAATTCTTGGTACTGGCGAAAAACGTTATGAAGAGCTATTATTAAAATATCGTGATAAATATCCAGAAAAACTTTCTATAAACATTAAATTCGATAAAAATTTTGCTCAACTAATATATGCAGGAAGTGATATGTTTATAATGCCTTCAAAATATGAACCGTGTGGATTAGGTCAAATGTATGCTATGAGATATGGTACCATCCCAATAGTTAGATATACCGGCGGTTTAGCTGATACAGTTAAAGAATTTTCATGCAGTACCTATTCAGGAACAGGCTTTGGATTCTATGAATATTCATCATCTAATTTGTTAATAGAAATATTAAAAGCTATTCATGTTTATAAAAGAAATAAAAATTGCTGGAATAAACTCATTATAAATGCAATGAATGAGGATTTTTCGTGGGATAAATCTGCTGATGAATACCTACATATTTACAAAAGAGCATTAGCAAAAAAAAGATTTTAGGAGGCAAATATGCCTGAATATAGAAAAGATCCTATCACTAACAGATGGGTTATTATTGCATCAGAAAGGTCAAATAGACCGATGGATAAAGTAGTATCAACTGTTTCAAAAAAAGAATTTTGCCCATTTGATAGTGGGAATGAGCACTTAACTCCACCGGAAATTCTTGCATTTCGACCTGAAAACTCTAAGCCAAATGATGAAAATTGGTGGTTAAGAGTTGTTCCAAATAAATTTCCTGCTGTTACTCAGGATACATTGCCTAAATTAATAAAAAACGGTATATATTTTTCAATTGAAGGTTATGGATATCATGAAGTTATTATAGAAACCCCTGAACACAACTCTACTATTGCTTATATGAGCAATTTTGAGGTTGAAGAAATTATATGGGCATATTTGCAAAGGTTTAATGAAATAAAAAAAGATAAAAAAATTAAATATGTTCAAATTTTTAAAAATTATGGTAGAAATGCGGGAGCTTCTTTATCACATCCTCACTCACAATTAATAGCAACACCTATTATTCCAATTTTTATAGAAGAAGAGTTAAAAGGAGCTAAAACTTATTTTAATATAAAAAAAAGGTGTATTTTTTGTTCTATTATACAACAAGAAAAAGAAGAAAAAGTGAGGATTATTGAAGAAAATGATAGTTTTATATCTTTTGAACCTTTTGCTCCTCGCTTCCCATATGAAACATGGATAATTCCAAAAGAACATAGTTCAAATTTTGGTGATCTAAATACTAAATTGGTAAAAAATTTCGCTAAAATTCTAAAAACAACATTGCTAAGATTAAATATTTTATTAGGTGACATACCTTATAATTATATGATACACACATCTCCGTTCGATAACATTGAAAATCATTTCTATCATTGGCATCTGGAAATTATTCCACGATTAACAAATGCAGCTGGGTTCGAATGGGGATCAGGTTTTTTTATTAACTCAGTATCTCCAGAAAATGCTGCACAAAATCTAAAATCATTAGAGGAGGGATTATTATGAAAAAAATGTTGATGTTACTATTGGTAGTTGCATTTGCTATTTCAGCTTTTTCATCATTTTACGTGAGACCATATTTTAACACAATTAAAGAAAATGGTCAGGATTACTTAACCTATTCTATAACTGGTGTATTCGAAAATACCAATTTTGGTATAGGTTTAGGACTAAATGCTTATCAAACAGAAATTGGTGGTTCTTTATATTACGGAAAGCCAGGTATGGAACAATCAACAGATGTATTAAACGGTTTAACAATTAATCTTTTAAAATTAAGGGTTGGACCTTTATACTTTAGATACGGAATGTCTTTTCCAAAAACTATGGGACTTGGTATGTTAATGTATAATTACACAAATAATTATCAAAACGCATTAGATTTAGGTCTTATCACACCAGTAGCAAACGTGGAAATCCATGCTCCATATTCTTTAGATTCAATAATGCCATTTTCATACAGCCAAACAGCTCACTTATATTATGGAATATTAAGAACAAAATTAGGTTTTATAAATATCGAAACATTTGCTGGAAAAACTATGCCTAAAAATGATGTTAACCCATTAAGAGAAGATGTATTAGGTAGTGTATCTGCATATATTGGTGGAAATGCATTAAGATTAGGTGGTGAAGCTGGGTATATAAATTCTTCATTTGATTCCACGTCAGTAACTGGTTATGGAGCTGGTGTTGGGGGAATTTTAAATCTTGGCATAATTACGGTTAAAGCTTTACCAGTTGTTTATCAAATGCCATATTATAAACTTGGATTCGTGAATGCTGATTATGAAAAGAATTTAGACGATTCTACAAAATATAATGAATTATTATCTTATAACACAACCAGACTTGGTGGCATAGGTGAATTAGGAATAAATCTCGGTAATTTATTATCTGCAAAAGCAAGATTAAATTATGATTTAACTACAGAATTTGAAGTTAAGAATCCTGAATTAAATGGTTCATTATATGCAAAAATTCCTTCAGACCAATTCCCATTAATAATCGTAGGAAAATATTATAAACCTATGACAACATTATCAGAATTAAAAAATCTCTTGGATGAAAACACATCTGCAGAAGTATCCGTCGGATATCCAATTTCAAATGGTTTATTTATGCTATATACAAAATATTATGACAACACAAATAATGAATTTAAAGACAAAATAGAATTTAGCGTTATTGCCGAATTTTGATGATTAAATAAAATTAATTTAAATTATGCTATTTTTTCTTAATTTTTTTATGATTTTCCCCTATAAACTTTTTATAGGGGAATTTTTTTTATTTTAAAATTTATGTTATAATTGAAAAGAAGTTGTTTTTATAAATTAACGAAAACGGTTGCGCAAAATGAAAGGGAGGGTGTTAGCATGAAGAAGCTATTAGTGTTATCCTTAGTTGTTTTAATGGCTGTTATGGGGATGAGTGTAAAAATTACTATGGCAGCTGGTGCTGTTGGAAAAGAGTTAGAAGTTTTAATGAATCAAATTAAGATGTTCAACAAGATTTATCCGGATATTGAGGTTCAATTATTACCTATGCCAAATAGTTCTACAGCAAGACATGACTTATATGTTACATATTTAGGAGCCATGACACCAGATCCAGATATTTTAATGATAGACGTTATCTGGCCTGCAGAATTTGCTCCATTTGTAGAAGACTTGACAAATGATTATAAATATTTTGAATTAGACAAATTTTTACCAGGAACAGTAAAATCTGGAACAGTTCAAGGAAGAATAGTTGCTATTCCTTGGTTTACCGATGCTGGTTTATT from Marinitoga aeolica harbors:
- the galT gene encoding galactose-1-phosphate uridylyltransferase encodes the protein MPEYRKDPITNRWVIIASERSNRPMDKVVSTVSKKEFCPFDSGNEHLTPPEILAFRPENSKPNDENWWLRVVPNKFPAVTQDTLPKLIKNGIYFSIEGYGYHEVIIETPEHNSTIAYMSNFEVEEIIWAYLQRFNEIKKDKKIKYVQIFKNYGRNAGASLSHPHSQLIATPIIPIFIEEELKGAKTYFNIKKRCIFCSIIQQEKEEKVRIIEENDSFISFEPFAPRFPYETWIIPKEHSSNFGDLNTKLVKNFAKILKTTLLRLNILLGDIPYNYMIHTSPFDNIENHFYHWHLEIIPRLTNAAGFEWGSGFFINSVSPENAAQNLKSLEEGLL
- a CDS encoding glycogen synthase; this encodes MNIVLVSYEVDPFAKVGGLADVVGTLPKFLKDKVDKISVIMPFHKIVEENIQKYGLPLEKVTENLYPFSHSFKYPFSVFKSHLPETDIPIYLIKNENLFSTKDIYEYPNKDHQTSYFSDCVLTFVKNNLTDTEIIHINDWQTSLIPVYLKNNYRDDKVLSKISTVLTIHNLGYQGIFSPEILSIAGLPGYLYNIDALEFFGQINFLKGGILFSDIINTVSKTYAEEIQTDEYGYKLDGVLKVRNDDLYGILNGIDYNQFDPETDKTIPYNFNKENLENKTKNKLALQEKSNLPKNENIPVISFIGRIVEQKGIDLISEILDYLTLLDIQIVILGTGEKRYEELLLKYRDKYPEKLSINIKFDKNFAQLIYAGSDMFIMPSKYEPCGLGQMYAMRYGTIPIVRYTGGLADTVKEFSCSTYSGTGFGFYEYSSSNLLIEILKAIHVYKRNKNCWNKLIINAMNEDFSWDKSADEYLHIYKRALAKKRF
- a CDS encoding MBL fold metallo-hydrolase, encoding MNFKVILDGGLLTITGRVHGTFSSVFLLENDERKILIDPSHIHVIQDIEANLDIAPEDITDIILTHVHLDHAYNSIFFPNATIRIHENYKGKNYRKFGPLIGQAYQQMIDSWNGRVETFKDGEKLFDSIKVIYTPYHSKEHVSLYIETENMGNLFLPGDICMTKIDFYDIMRNLRTDKVAEIVKHWTEKSDYVIFTHDTPYKIK
- a CDS encoding CBS domain-containing protein, yielding MYVKLWMRNKFETLRITNTVDDAIKLFFEKDIEIILIIRKNGTLLSSIRREDIAILREYNSDDYLIDVFEPIEDFLYEDDLVEDVLLTMLETNYKVLPVVDYDMKPVGLFGFHELIQAMVSITALDEVGTKVILTLNDKPGELRKIVETISNNKLNILSMTTCKINKDRRMLSIKLSLKDVNTVSTILDKNNIEYDGIYEES